The following proteins are co-located in the Athene noctua chromosome 16, bAthNoc1.hap1.1, whole genome shotgun sequence genome:
- the EIF6 gene encoding eukaryotic translation initiation factor 6, translated as MAVRASFENNNELGCFAKLTNAYCLVAIGGSENFYSVFEGELFGTIPVVHASIAGCRIIGRMCVGNRHGLLVPSSTTDQELQHIRNSLPDSVRIQRVEERLSALGNVTTCNDYVALVHPDLDRETEEILADVLKVEVFRQTVADQVLVGSYCVFSNQGGIVHPKTSIDDQDELSSLLQVPLVAGTVNRGSEVIAAGMVVNDWCAFCGLDTTSTELSVIESIFRLNEAQPSTIATNMRDSLIDSLT; from the exons ATGGCCGTCCGCGCCAGCTTCGAGAACAACAACGAGTTGGGCTGCTTCGCCAAGCTCACTAACGCCTACTGCCTCGTGGCCATCGGCGGCTCCGAGAACTTCTACAG CGTCTTCGAGGGGGAGCTCTTCGGGACCATCCCGGTGGTGCACGCCTCCATCGCCGGCTGCCGCATCATCGGCAGGATGTGTGTGG gAAACAGACATGGATTGTTGGTCCCAAGCAGTACAACAGACCAGGAGCTTCAACATATCCGCAATAGTCTTCCAGATTCTGTACGAATTCAGCGAGTAGAAGAGCGTCTCTCAGCGCTGGGCAATGTCACTACCTGCAATGACTATGTAGCTCTTGTTCATCCAGATCTTGACAGG GAGACGGAAGAGATCCTGGCAGATGTACTGAAGGTTGAGGTTTTCAGACAAACGGTAGCAGATCAGGTGCTAGTAGGAAGTTACTGTGTTTTTAGTAATCAGGGAGGAATTGTGCACCCCAAAACTTCAATTGATGATCAGGATGAACTGTCTTCATTGCTTCAGGTCCCACTCGTG GCTGGAACGGTGAATCGTGGCAGCGAGGTGATTGCAGCAGGAATGGTTGTGAATGACTGGTGTGCCTTCTGCGGGCTGGACACAACCAGCACTGAGCTCTCCGTCATCGAGAGCATCTTCAGGCTGAACGAAGCTCAGCCAAGTACCATTGCTACCAACATGAGGGACTCCTTGATTGACAG cTTGACATGA